Proteins from a single region of Flavobacterium sp. YJ01:
- a CDS encoding anti-sigma factor, which produces MEAQEYIESGILELYVYGLLSEKENLEIAELAKNNTDVDQEIISIEKAIIALSSSFSPFHSVENFEKIKARLELKHGKVVDMKPASNWSQYVGWAAAVLLLLGLGYQTMELTKTKEAISTVGNEKNKIQRDYAYLGQENKEIKKSLTIVRDIKNTGVTLGGQAVSPKSFAKVYWNQETKTTYIDAAGLPTPPKGMVYQVWSLKLSPVLTPTSIGLLDNFEGNSQKIFAVSQTDSAEAFGITLEPAGGSLTPTMEQLYTLGKV; this is translated from the coding sequence ATGGAAGCACAAGAATATATAGAATCAGGTATATTAGAGCTGTATGTTTACGGCCTATTAAGCGAAAAAGAAAATCTTGAAATTGCTGAACTGGCAAAAAACAATACTGATGTTGATCAGGAAATTATTTCGATAGAAAAAGCCATAATTGCTTTATCATCAAGCTTCTCTCCTTTCCACTCTGTAGAAAACTTTGAGAAGATAAAAGCTCGCTTAGAATTGAAGCACGGTAAAGTAGTCGACATGAAACCAGCTTCAAACTGGTCGCAATATGTGGGCTGGGCAGCTGCTGTTTTACTATTGTTAGGTTTAGGATATCAAACTATGGAACTGACAAAAACAAAAGAAGCTATTTCTACAGTTGGAAATGAAAAAAACAAAATCCAAAGAGATTATGCTTATTTAGGTCAGGAAAATAAAGAAATCAAGAAAAGCTTAACTATTGTAAGAGACATTAAAAATACTGGTGTAACTCTTGGTGGTCAAGCTGTATCTCCAAAATCTTTCGCAAAAGTTTATTGGAATCAAGAAACTAAAACAACTTATATTGATGCTGCAGGTTTACCAACACCTCCAAAAGGAATGGTTTACCAAGTTTGGTCTCTTAAGTTGAGTCCGGTTCTTACTCCAACAAGCATTGGTTTATTGGATAATTTTGAAGGAAATTCACAGAAAATTTTTGCTGTAAGCCAAACCGATTCTGCTGAAGCATTCGGAATCACATTGGAGCCAGCTGGAGGAAGTTTGACTCCTACAATGGAACAACTTTATACTTTAGGAAAAGTTTAA
- a CDS encoding sigma-70 family RNA polymerase sigma factor encodes MSQEELLVLIYKKDEKAFTHLYDMYSKSLFSVIHVLIKNREEAEDVLQDVFVKIWKNIDSYNESKGRFYTWILNIARNTSIDKLRSKNFNNSQKNLSSDNFVNLLDESNKLTHKIDAIGIQEFVKKLKPKCIEIINLLFFKGYTQQEASEELAMPLGTIKTQNRNCINDLRNYLKI; translated from the coding sequence ATGAGTCAAGAAGAATTGTTAGTTTTAATCTACAAAAAAGACGAAAAAGCTTTTACACATTTATATGATATGTACTCTAAAAGTTTGTTTTCAGTCATTCATGTCTTAATTAAAAATCGAGAAGAAGCAGAAGATGTTCTGCAAGACGTTTTTGTCAAAATTTGGAAAAACATCGATTCTTATAACGAAAGTAAAGGACGATTTTACACTTGGATCCTTAATATTGCACGAAATACATCGATCGATAAACTTCGTTCTAAAAACTTTAATAACAGTCAAAAAAACCTTTCCTCAGATAATTTCGTAAATCTGTTAGATGAGAGCAATAAATTAACTCATAAAATTGATGCGATTGGAATTCAGGAATTCGTAAAGAAACTGAAACCAAAATGTATCGAGATAATTAATTTATTATTCTTTAAAGGATATACCCAGCAAGAAGCTTCAGAAGAATTGGCAATGCCACTGGGAACTATCAAAACTCAAAACAGAAACTGTATTAACGATTTACGTAATTATTTAAAAATATAA
- a CDS encoding glutathione peroxidase, translating into MKNIAILVWSALFMIASQVQAQTSHKPKKEIMAKETIYQFKVEDLSGDTFDFASLKGKKIMIVNTASKCGLTPQYKDLEAIYKQYKDKGFVIVGFPANNFASQEPGTAKEIETFCQQNYGVTFPMMNKVSVKGSDMCEVYKFLTEKSKNGLQDSEVEWNFQKYLINEKGELVKVIKPRTLVTDPEVINWIKS; encoded by the coding sequence ATGAAAAATATAGCAATTTTAGTTTGGAGCGCATTATTTATGATAGCTTCGCAAGTTCAGGCTCAAACGAGTCATAAACCAAAAAAAGAAATTATGGCAAAAGAAACAATTTATCAATTTAAAGTTGAAGATTTATCAGGAGATACTTTTGACTTTGCATCTTTGAAAGGCAAAAAAATCATGATTGTCAATACGGCTTCAAAATGTGGTTTAACACCTCAATACAAAGATTTAGAAGCTATTTACAAACAATATAAAGATAAAGGTTTTGTAATTGTAGGTTTCCCGGCAAACAATTTTGCTTCGCAAGAACCTGGAACTGCTAAAGAAATTGAAACTTTCTGTCAGCAAAACTATGGTGTAACTTTTCCGATGATGAACAAAGTTTCTGTAAAAGGAAGCGATATGTGCGAAGTTTATAAATTCTTGACAGAGAAATCTAAAAACGGTTTGCAAGATTCTGAAGTAGAATGGAATTTTCAAAAATATTTGATCAATGAAAAAGGAGAATTGGTAAAAGTAATTAAACCAAGAACTTTAGTAACAGATCCGGAAGTTATTAATTGGATTAAAAGTTAA
- a CDS encoding GNAT family N-acetyltransferase gives MSIILRPATENDLQKILEIVNHSILHTTANYSYEIQTLEVQKKWFEDKTAKNLPIVVADLDGEVVGFGSYGQFREKIGYQYTVEHSVYVVDNIVGKGIGSKLLTELIHLAKEQGYHVMIGAIDADNAGSIAFHEKFGFVATGTIREVGYKFDHWLDLVFMQLILV, from the coding sequence ATGAGCATTATTTTAAGACCGGCAACTGAAAACGATTTACAAAAAATACTAGAAATTGTAAATCATTCCATTTTACATACAACAGCCAATTATAGCTACGAAATTCAGACTCTAGAAGTTCAAAAAAAATGGTTTGAAGATAAAACAGCTAAAAATCTTCCGATTGTTGTTGCTGATTTAGATGGCGAAGTGGTTGGTTTTGGAAGCTATGGACAATTTCGCGAAAAAATAGGCTATCAATATACTGTAGAACATTCTGTTTATGTAGTCGATAACATTGTTGGAAAAGGAATTGGTTCTAAGCTTTTGACAGAATTAATTCATTTGGCAAAAGAACAAGGCTATCACGTTATGATTGGCGCTATTGATGCTGATAATGCTGGAAGTATTGCTTTTCACGAAAAATTTGGCTTTGTTGCAACTGGAACAATCCGCGAAGTTGGTTATAAATTTGATCATTGGCTAGATTTGGTTTTTATGCAGTTGATTTTGGTGTAA
- a CDS encoding thioredoxin fold domain-containing protein produces the protein MRFLLIAFLAVTFQTVISQNQFVPVDIPYKTALETARKESKPLFVMLYADWCPHCNLMKSEVLNDSAVKDFLNKNFICTYKNIEKEEGIALKDKFKTKSLPTFLFLDSNENLIYALKGEMKKAEFLNELQYSLNPKMQLPYLEKEFMADPSNSDNFFTYLNTLKKGKDRTELSPATHIYLNTQSDKQLISELNWRVIANGVTDIKSREFQFVLQHQKEFAAAASQSRVDKKIENIVNELLRPLVDNLDTVNYYKQREIAKSIRLQKTDSLVFKYDLTLAERTEKWDFYKKVTLEDTQKLVWNDASFLKEIGNTYFKHINDTESLKKAIFWVNHSLELNNSYDGSLLEAKLYNKIKDKKKALEYAKKAKTIAKEMGWDSKETDLLLTELNKK, from the coding sequence ATGCGTTTCTTACTTATAGCCTTTTTAGCAGTCACTTTTCAAACCGTTATTTCTCAAAATCAATTTGTTCCTGTCGATATTCCGTACAAAACTGCTTTAGAAACGGCTAGAAAAGAATCTAAACCTCTTTTTGTAATGTTATATGCAGATTGGTGTCCGCATTGCAATTTGATGAAAAGCGAGGTTTTAAACGATTCTGCCGTAAAAGATTTCTTGAATAAGAATTTTATCTGTACTTATAAAAATATTGAAAAAGAAGAAGGAATTGCTTTAAAGGATAAATTCAAAACCAAATCTTTGCCAACTTTCTTGTTTTTAGATTCTAACGAAAATTTAATTTATGCTTTGAAAGGAGAAATGAAAAAAGCAGAATTTTTAAATGAACTTCAATATTCTCTAAATCCAAAAATGCAATTGCCTTATTTAGAGAAAGAATTTATGGCAGATCCAAGTAATTCTGATAATTTTTTCACTTATTTGAATACTTTAAAAAAAGGAAAAGACAGAACAGAATTATCTCCAGCAACGCATATTTATTTAAATACACAATCTGACAAACAATTAATTAGCGAGTTGAATTGGAGAGTTATTGCAAATGGTGTTACAGATATTAAATCGAGAGAATTTCAGTTTGTTTTACAGCATCAAAAAGAATTTGCGGCTGCAGCTTCGCAAAGCAGAGTTGATAAAAAGATTGAAAACATTGTAAATGAGTTGCTTCGTCCGCTTGTTGATAATTTAGATACTGTAAATTATTATAAACAAAGAGAAATTGCCAAATCTATACGTCTTCAAAAAACAGATTCTTTGGTTTTTAAATATGATTTAACTTTGGCTGAAAGAACTGAAAAATGGGACTTTTATAAAAAAGTAACTCTTGAAGACACTCAAAAATTAGTTTGGAACGACGCTAGTTTCTTAAAGGAAATTGGAAACACCTATTTCAAACATATTAACGATACAGAAAGTTTAAAAAAAGCTATTTTTTGGGTTAATCATTCCTTAGAATTAAATAATTCTTATGATGGAAGTTTATTAGAAGCTAAACTTTACAACAAAATAAAAGACAAAAAGAAAGCTTTAGAATATGCTAAAAAAGCCAAAACCATTGCAAAAGAAATGGGTTGGGATTCTAAAGAAACCGATTTGCTACTAACAGAACTAAACAAAAAATAA
- the menD gene encoding 2-succinyl-5-enolpyruvyl-6-hydroxy-3-cyclohexene-1-carboxylic-acid synthase, translated as MIYPKIALAQSIIEILSAKGIVNIIISPGSRNAPLTIGFAQNSNFKCYSIADERCAAFFALGIAQQTKEPTAVVCTSGSALLNYYPAFAEAFYSQIPLIVISADRPQNKIDIGDGQTIRQENVFANHSVFNANLTEDASDENDLKINLAIETAIRLKGPVHINAPFEEPLYETTEELSVQPKITNQVEEVTEKVIRNSDEIISVWNNAKRKLILVGVNEANVIEKEIIENLALDPSIVVLTETTSNLHHPNFINSIDTLITPFDDSDFAAFNPEVLVTFGGMVVSKRIKGFLRKYKPKHHWHIDTLRAYDTFGALTKHFEMQPNDFFKDLLSKTSFVKSNYFKNIDTVYKSRLNKRKEYLSQINFSDFKVFEKVIESLPISSQLQISNSSAIRYAQLIDIDESIEVFCNRGTSGIDGSTSTAIGAAVGNEKQTIFITGDISFLYDSNALWNAYIPSNFKIIIVNNGGGGIFRILPGHQEKPVFNTYFETSHHLTAEHLAKMYGFNYLKASDEKSLQNGIQEMYSQNDIPVILEIFTPTTENDKVLKQYFKQLI; from the coding sequence ATGATTTACCCCAAAATAGCGCTTGCACAAAGCATTATCGAAATTTTATCTGCCAAAGGGATTGTCAATATTATTATTTCTCCAGGATCTAGAAATGCACCCTTAACCATCGGATTTGCTCAAAATTCTAATTTTAAATGTTATAGCATCGCAGACGAACGTTGTGCCGCTTTTTTTGCTTTAGGAATTGCTCAGCAAACCAAAGAGCCAACTGCAGTTGTTTGTACTTCTGGATCAGCTTTGTTAAATTATTACCCAGCTTTTGCAGAAGCTTTTTACAGCCAGATTCCGCTAATTGTGATTTCTGCAGATCGTCCGCAGAATAAAATAGATATTGGCGATGGACAAACCATTCGTCAAGAAAATGTTTTTGCAAATCATTCTGTTTTTAATGCTAATTTGACAGAAGATGCTTCAGATGAAAATGATTTAAAAATCAATTTAGCAATAGAAACTGCTATTCGATTAAAAGGTCCCGTTCATATTAATGCTCCTTTTGAAGAACCATTATATGAAACTACAGAAGAGCTTTCGGTGCAACCAAAAATTACAAATCAGGTTGAAGAAGTTACTGAAAAAGTGATCAGAAACAGTGATGAAATTATTTCTGTTTGGAATAATGCCAAGCGAAAATTAATCTTAGTCGGAGTAAATGAAGCTAATGTTATAGAAAAAGAAATTATCGAAAATCTAGCTTTAGATCCTTCAATTGTGGTTTTGACAGAAACTACGTCTAACTTACATCATCCAAATTTTATTAATTCAATTGATACTTTAATTACGCCTTTTGATGATTCTGATTTTGCAGCATTTAATCCTGAAGTTTTAGTGACTTTTGGTGGAATGGTAGTTTCAAAAAGAATCAAAGGATTTTTAAGAAAATACAAACCAAAACATCATTGGCATATTGATACGCTTCGTGCTTATGATACGTTTGGTGCATTGACTAAACATTTTGAAATGCAACCAAATGATTTTTTCAAAGATTTGCTTTCTAAAACATCTTTTGTAAAAAGTAATTATTTCAAAAACATCGATACTGTTTATAAGTCGAGATTAAATAAAAGAAAAGAGTATTTAAGTCAAATAAATTTTTCAGATTTTAAAGTGTTTGAAAAAGTAATAGAATCTCTTCCTATAAGCAGCCAGCTTCAAATTAGTAATAGTTCTGCGATTCGTTACGCCCAATTAATTGATATTGATGAATCAATTGAAGTTTTTTGCAATCGTGGAACCAGCGGAATCGATGGAAGTACTTCTACAGCAATCGGAGCAGCAGTTGGAAATGAAAAACAAACAATTTTCATTACAGGAGATATTAGCTTTTTATACGACAGCAATGCGCTTTGGAATGCGTACATCCCTAGTAATTTCAAAATCATTATTGTAAATAATGGAGGAGGAGGGATTTTTAGAATCCTCCCTGGACATCAAGAAAAGCCTGTTTTTAATACTTATTTCGAAACTTCTCACCATTTAACTGCTGAACATTTGGCTAAGATGTATGGATTTAATTATTTAAAAGCTTCTGACGAAAAATCATTACAAAATGGTATTCAGGAAATGTATAGTCAAAATGATATTCCCGTGATTTTAGAAATTTTTACTCCAACAACAGAAAATGATAAAGTTCTGAAACAGTATTTTAAACAATTAATATAG
- a CDS encoding DUF2853 family protein: MSKRNELILKYAADLKEKCGVTPNMDLLTKVTIGCGPSIYNDDSSTVAGSQQSELDTVKNNFLVKKLGLKDGPELLEAIHSVLEKYGKSNKHKYRAVVYYLLTLHFKKESIYK; the protein is encoded by the coding sequence ATGAGCAAAAGAAACGAGTTAATACTCAAGTATGCAGCAGATTTAAAAGAAAAGTGTGGAGTAACTCCAAATATGGATCTACTTACTAAAGTAACAATTGGATGCGGGCCATCAATCTATAATGATGATTCGTCAACTGTAGCTGGAAGTCAGCAATCTGAATTGGATACGGTGAAAAACAACTTTTTAGTTAAAAAATTAGGTTTAAAAGACGGACCTGAATTATTAGAAGCAATTCATTCTGTTTTAGAGAAATACGGAAAATCTAATAAGCACAAATACAGAGCTGTAGTATATTATTTGTTGACATTACATTTCAAGAAAGAAAGTATCTACAAATAG
- a CDS encoding M20/M25/M40 family metallo-hydrolase, giving the protein MKKTVLYSIFSFLVFTQLSLSQVAEDPEIKKMISEIKTENLEATIHKLVSFGTRHTLSDTKSKTKGMGAAQQWVKSEFDKAALESGGRLTATIDYFTAKADGKRIPADSYIGNVMATLKGTDPTDDRVLIISGHLDSRVTDVMNVKSNAPGANDDGSGVAALIELAKVMSKRSFSATIIFVAVTGEEQGLIGARYLAEKAKASNWNIMAMLNNDMIGNSLSSGTNLRDNTQVRVFSETIPYLETEEESKMRKATSRDNDSPSRLLARYIKTTTEQYVDQLSVKLVYRNDRFLRGGDHTPFSQNGFTAVRLCEMNENFDHQHQDLRTENNVVYGDLPEFMDFEYLRKNTCANLATLANLASSPKSPTNVGIEVKKLSNSSTLIWSAPEKAPYGYQILMRETASSHWEKTFFTKETQIEIPYSKDNYFFAVQSVDALGHASLPVFPIPIR; this is encoded by the coding sequence ATGAAAAAGACTGTACTTTACTCCATTTTTTCTTTTTTAGTTTTTACACAACTTTCTTTATCGCAAGTTGCTGAAGATCCAGAAATAAAGAAAATGATTAGCGAAATCAAAACTGAAAATCTTGAAGCAACTATTCATAAATTAGTTTCTTTTGGAACAAGACATACTTTAAGCGATACTAAAAGCAAAACAAAAGGAATGGGCGCTGCTCAGCAATGGGTTAAAAGTGAGTTTGACAAAGCTGCTCTCGAATCTGGCGGAAGATTAACGGCAACTATTGATTATTTTACTGCAAAAGCAGATGGCAAAAGAATTCCCGCCGACAGTTATATAGGAAATGTAATGGCAACTCTAAAAGGCACAGATCCTACCGATGATCGTGTTCTTATCATAAGCGGACATCTAGATTCTCGTGTGACTGATGTAATGAATGTTAAATCTAATGCTCCTGGCGCTAACGATGACGGTTCTGGAGTTGCTGCCTTAATTGAATTAGCAAAAGTGATGAGTAAAAGATCTTTTTCTGCTACCATTATTTTTGTAGCTGTTACTGGAGAAGAACAAGGACTTATTGGTGCACGCTATCTTGCTGAAAAAGCAAAAGCTTCTAATTGGAATATCATGGCAATGCTTAACAACGATATGATTGGAAACAGCTTATCTAGCGGTACAAATTTGAGAGATAATACTCAGGTTCGTGTTTTTAGTGAAACTATTCCATATTTAGAAACTGAGGAAGAATCAAAAATGCGAAAAGCAACAAGCCGAGATAATGACAGTCCGTCGAGATTATTGGCGCGTTACATTAAAACTACTACAGAGCAATACGTAGATCAGTTATCGGTTAAATTGGTTTATAGAAATGATCGTTTTCTTCGTGGTGGAGATCATACGCCATTTAGCCAAAACGGATTTACAGCAGTTCGTTTATGCGAAATGAATGAAAATTTCGATCATCAGCATCAAGATTTGAGAACAGAAAACAATGTAGTTTATGGAGATCTTCCTGAATTTATGGACTTTGAATATCTAAGAAAAAATACTTGTGCTAACTTAGCTACTCTGGCAAATTTAGCATCATCGCCAAAATCACCTACAAATGTTGGAATCGAAGTAAAGAAACTTTCTAATTCTTCTACGCTTATTTGGTCTGCTCCTGAAAAGGCCCCTTACGGTTATCAAATTTTAATGAGAGAAACGGCGTCTTCTCATTGGGAAAAAACTTTTTTCACAAAAGAAACTCAAATTGAAATTCCATATTCTAAAGACAATTACTTTTTTGCCGTACAATCTGTAGATGCTTTAGGGCATGCAAGTCTTCCTGTATTTCCTATTCCGATACGATAA